Proteins from a single region of Ensifer adhaerens:
- a CDS encoding cytochrome P450, producing the protein MLAWLQQSVNFREELLEGKFAPVRADYYSGPPGKPLRLLLQARTDFLSIWRASDYTEKVSQIRILGRQIIVVNSPDLIRQVVVKRHENFERKSPQMRRALEFLLGDGLFISDGDTWKQRRPLVADIVHAKRVPSFGPVMEKTTSELVERWNRMPDGAEVNALHEMAGLTAEIIARSVFGNQLGDDSAAAVTEGFTSYQSLVDSINIGYFLGFDDGLPVLRTPSLRRSVKRIHGTIDKVVEDHLAGRGDHNSMVELLIRRQQRNPELKLDLVALRNEAATIFMAGHETTAATLTWTWYLLSKAGWIETAVHDEIARVCGDRTPTIDDVPQLEWCRAVIEETLRLYPPVPILARQTREADMIGDVAAEPGSLVLIVPWLLHRTESLFEDPHHFHPERFTEGRRPTPYSFIPFASGPRVCPGLHFGLTEAILCLAIIAQRYRVRLRERHAVEPICRLTLRPKGGLPVTLHRREGTSHGAG; encoded by the coding sequence ATGCTTGCCTGGCTCCAGCAATCTGTAAATTTCAGGGAAGAATTGCTGGAGGGGAAGTTTGCGCCCGTCCGTGCCGATTACTACTCGGGTCCGCCGGGTAAGCCACTACGGCTCCTGCTTCAAGCGCGCACGGATTTCCTGTCGATCTGGCGCGCCAGCGATTATACGGAAAAGGTCTCGCAAATCCGGATTCTCGGCCGGCAGATCATCGTCGTCAATTCGCCCGATCTGATCCGGCAGGTGGTCGTCAAGCGGCACGAGAACTTCGAGCGCAAGAGCCCGCAGATGCGTCGGGCCCTCGAATTTCTGCTCGGAGACGGGTTGTTCATTTCGGATGGAGACACCTGGAAGCAACGCCGTCCGCTGGTAGCCGATATCGTCCACGCCAAGAGGGTACCGTCCTTCGGTCCCGTCATGGAAAAGACGACCAGCGAACTCGTCGAGCGCTGGAACCGGATGCCCGATGGGGCCGAGGTCAACGCCCTGCACGAAATGGCGGGCCTGACCGCCGAGATCATCGCGCGCAGCGTCTTCGGCAACCAACTCGGGGACGACAGTGCGGCAGCGGTTACCGAGGGCTTCACGAGCTACCAGTCGTTGGTCGATTCCATCAATATCGGCTATTTCCTCGGCTTCGACGACGGGCTTCCCGTCCTGCGCACACCGAGCCTGCGCCGTTCGGTCAAGCGCATCCACGGAACCATCGACAAGGTGGTGGAGGATCACCTTGCCGGCCGCGGTGACCATAATTCCATGGTCGAACTGCTCATCCGGCGGCAGCAGCGAAATCCGGAGCTGAAACTCGACCTTGTCGCCCTGCGCAACGAAGCCGCGACCATCTTCATGGCCGGTCACGAGACGACGGCGGCGACGCTGACCTGGACCTGGTACCTGCTTTCCAAGGCAGGCTGGATCGAGACGGCCGTGCACGACGAGATCGCCAGGGTCTGTGGCGACCGGACGCCGACGATCGACGACGTACCGCAGCTCGAATGGTGCCGCGCCGTCATCGAGGAAACGCTTCGCCTCTACCCGCCGGTTCCGATCCTGGCGCGACAGACGCGCGAGGCGGACATGATCGGCGACGTTGCCGCCGAGCCGGGCTCCCTCGTCCTGATCGTGCCGTGGCTCCTGCACCGCACGGAAAGCCTTTTCGAAGACCCGCACCATTTCCATCCGGAGCGGTTCACCGAAGGCCGGCGCCCGACACCCTACAGCTTCATTCCCTTCGCCAGCGGCCCGCGCGTCTGCCCGGGCCTGCATTTCGGCCTGACGGAAGCGATCCTCTGCCTGGCGATCATCGCCCAGCGCTACCGGGTTCGCCTGCGTGAACGCCACGCGGTCGAGCCGATCTGCCGGCTGACCCTCAGACCGAAGGGTGGACTTCCGGTCACTCTGCACAGGCGAGAAGGCACGTCGCATGGCGCCGGATAA
- the ldtR gene encoding transcriptional regulator LdtR, which yields MNTKMKPQAAQPRDPQEETIRGLYMESLHLVERLHRRLLDVIKDEFDREGRSDVNAVQALLLFNIGNSELTAGELRSRGYYLGSNVSYNVKKLVDLGLINHQRSRVDRRSVRISLTEDGQEIAETVAKLYERHIGSIQKVGGIGSDEFTQMNKLLQRLDRFWNDSIMYRL from the coding sequence ATGAACACCAAGATGAAGCCGCAGGCGGCTCAGCCGAGAGACCCACAGGAAGAAACCATCCGCGGTCTCTACATGGAATCCCTCCACCTCGTCGAGCGTCTGCACCGCCGTCTGCTCGACGTCATCAAGGACGAGTTCGACCGCGAAGGTCGCAGCGACGTCAACGCCGTTCAGGCCCTGTTGCTCTTCAACATCGGCAACTCGGAACTGACGGCCGGTGAACTTCGCTCCCGCGGCTACTACCTCGGCTCGAATGTCTCCTACAACGTCAAGAAGCTCGTCGACCTTGGCCTGATCAACCACCAGCGCTCGCGTGTCGACCGCCGTTCGGTCCGCATCAGCCTGACCGAGGACGGCCAGGAAATCGCCGAAACCGTCGCCAAGCTCTACGAGCGCCACATCGGCTCGATCCAGAAGGTCGGCGGCATCGGTTCGGACGAGTTCACCCAGATGAACAAGCTCCTCCAGCGCCTCGATCGCTTCTGGAACGACTCGATCATGTACCGTCTCTGA
- a CDS encoding RDD family protein has product MTMHNEELRLPSNDWRAYQGVLSRRIFAFLLDYAIIALLWIPAAVVVFFLGILTLGLGFLLYPALFAIVAMLYFGLTVGGREQASPGMRMMGLAIARTDGRPMDFLTAIVHLVIFWIANALLTPLILLIGLFTDRSRLLHDLLIGTVTVRRDMY; this is encoded by the coding sequence ATGACCATGCACAACGAAGAACTGAGGCTGCCGAGCAATGATTGGCGCGCCTATCAGGGCGTGCTGTCCCGACGCATATTCGCTTTCCTGCTCGACTACGCCATCATCGCGCTTCTGTGGATCCCGGCGGCGGTCGTCGTCTTTTTCCTCGGCATCCTCACGCTCGGCCTCGGCTTCTTGCTCTACCCGGCGCTCTTTGCGATCGTGGCGATGCTCTATTTCGGGCTGACCGTCGGCGGTCGCGAGCAGGCCTCGCCAGGCATGCGGATGATGGGCCTTGCGATCGCCCGCACCGACGGACGTCCGATGGATTTCCTGACCGCCATCGTCCACCTCGTCATCTTCTGGATCGCCAACGCGCTGCTCACGCCGCTGATCCTGCTTATCGGTCTCTTTACCGACCGAAGCCGCCTGCTGCACGACCTCCTGATCGGCACGGTCACGGTCCGCCGCGACATGTACTGA
- a CDS encoding arginyltransferase, translating into MNTQTAPSPQFYLTAPAACPYLPNEMERKVFTHMVGERAPELNDLLTQGGFRRSQNIAYRPACETCRACISVRILANEFKPTRSMRRVLATNQDVISAEYPAEPSSEQYNLFRRYLDRRHQKGGMSDMSVLDYAMMVEDTHVHTKIIEYRLRAEGDGISQKARGPLIAAALTDRMGDGLSMVYSFFDPAREDRSLGTFMILDHIRRARERGLPHVYLGYWVKGSRKMGYKTKFLPQEHLMARGWERYEGGDTTLEAAPEKTG; encoded by the coding sequence ATGAACACACAGACCGCACCGTCTCCGCAATTCTACCTGACTGCGCCGGCAGCCTGCCCATATCTGCCGAACGAGATGGAGCGAAAAGTCTTCACCCACATGGTGGGTGAGCGTGCGCCGGAACTCAACGATCTCCTGACGCAAGGCGGCTTTCGCCGCTCGCAGAACATCGCTTACCGCCCCGCCTGCGAGACCTGTCGGGCCTGCATTTCGGTGCGCATTCTCGCCAACGAGTTCAAGCCCACCCGCTCCATGCGCCGGGTCCTTGCCACCAATCAGGATGTGATCTCGGCGGAGTATCCGGCTGAGCCTTCCAGCGAACAGTACAATCTGTTCCGCCGCTATCTCGACCGCCGGCATCAGAAGGGCGGCATGTCGGACATGTCGGTGCTCGACTATGCAATGATGGTCGAAGATACGCACGTGCACACGAAGATCATTGAGTACCGCCTAAGGGCTGAAGGCGACGGCATCAGCCAGAAAGCCCGCGGGCCGCTGATTGCCGCAGCCCTCACCGATCGCATGGGCGACGGCCTTTCGATGGTCTACTCCTTCTTCGACCCAGCGCGTGAAGATCGCTCGCTCGGCACGTTCATGATTCTCGACCACATTCGTCGCGCTCGCGAGCGCGGCCTTCCCCACGTCTATCTTGGCTACTGGGTCAAGGGATCGCGGAAGATGGGGTACAAGACAAAGTTTTTACCGCAAGAACACCTTATGGCCCGTGGCTGGGAACGCTATGAAGGCGGAGACACCACCTTGGAAGCCGCTCCTGAGAAAACGGGTTAG
- a CDS encoding DUF6163 family protein produces MLHDSAHVPKPSLTEILFGVFLRLVSASCIWFALNYWAMLIGFSHGGAGRFDLLSPEWRAAATALAVVYPVAALGLWLLVSWGPVVWVVAAAIEIAMYEFYPASFGARPLLVVLHVAVAVTFVLFRAALLYQRWRQAKQVRVDSP; encoded by the coding sequence ATGCTTCATGATTCTGCCCATGTGCCGAAACCGTCGCTGACCGAAATTCTCTTCGGCGTCTTCCTGCGTCTGGTCTCTGCCTCGTGCATCTGGTTCGCGCTCAACTACTGGGCCATGCTGATCGGCTTTTCCCATGGCGGCGCCGGTCGTTTTGATCTGTTGTCGCCGGAGTGGCGAGCGGCCGCGACGGCGCTCGCCGTCGTCTATCCCGTTGCGGCGCTCGGCCTCTGGCTACTCGTCTCCTGGGGGCCTGTAGTCTGGGTGGTCGCAGCAGCGATTGAGATCGCCATGTATGAGTTCTACCCGGCCAGTTTCGGCGCCCGTCCGCTGCTGGTCGTGCTGCATGTGGCGGTTGCCGTGACCTTCGTTCTTTTCCGGGCGGCACTCCTCTATCAGCGCTGGCGGCAGGCCAAGCAGGTAAGAGTTGATTCACCCTGA
- the parC gene encoding DNA topoisomerase IV subunit A: MGQSLNPPSGGDDNIQPVDLKAALEERYLAYALSTIMHRALPDVRDGLKPVHRRIVHAMSEMGLRPNSSFKKCARIVGDVMGKFHPHGDASIYDALVRLSQEFAIRYPLVDGQGNFGNIDGDNAAAMRYTEAKMTDVCSLLLDGIDQDAVDFRPTYNEEDQEPTVLPGAFPNLLANGATGIAVGMATSIPPHNAHELCDAALHLIRHPQATVEDLLYDPANPQKGGIEGPDFPTGGVIVESRESMAESYRTGRGGFRVRARWAQEDLGRGGYQIVVTEIPYQVQKSRLIEKIAELLVARKLPLLEDIRDESAEDVRIVLVPKSRSVDAGILMESLFKLTELESRISLNMNVLSMGRVPRVMALNEVLSEWLAHRREVLQRRSRHRLAAIDRRLEILGGYLVAYLNIDEVIRIIREEDEPKPVMMERFSLTDLQAESILNMRLRSLRRLEEFEIRTEFDALSKEKAEIEALLASEEKQWHTVAWEIGEVKKKFAKATEIGKRRSTFADAPEADVEAIQQAMIEKEPITVVISEKGWIRALKGHISDTSSLQFKEGDALKVAFPAQTTDKILVFTTGGKVYTLGGDKLPGGRGHGEPLRIIVDMENDQDVLTAFVHDPARKLIVSSAAGNGFVVTESDIVANTRKGKQVMNVSMPDETKLVVPVKGDHVAVVGENRKMLVFPLVQIPEMARGKGVRLQRYKDGGISDIRCFTIAEGLIWEDSAGRVFTKTKDELIEWQADRASAGRVVPKGFPRSGKFSG; encoded by the coding sequence ATGGGACAAAGCCTTAATCCCCCGTCAGGCGGGGACGACAATATTCAGCCGGTTGACCTCAAGGCGGCGCTGGAAGAGCGTTATCTTGCCTATGCCTTGTCGACCATCATGCACCGCGCGCTTCCGGACGTCCGCGACGGGTTGAAGCCCGTGCATCGCCGTATCGTGCATGCGATGAGCGAAATGGGCCTCAGACCCAACTCGTCGTTCAAGAAATGCGCCCGCATCGTCGGCGACGTCATGGGTAAGTTCCACCCGCATGGCGACGCCTCGATCTATGACGCGCTGGTGCGCCTGTCCCAGGAATTTGCAATCCGCTACCCGCTTGTCGACGGTCAGGGCAACTTCGGCAACATCGATGGCGATAACGCCGCGGCGATGCGATACACCGAAGCGAAGATGACGGACGTCTGTTCGCTCCTTCTCGACGGGATCGACCAGGACGCGGTGGATTTCCGCCCCACCTACAACGAGGAGGACCAGGAGCCGACCGTGCTCCCCGGCGCCTTCCCGAACCTGCTCGCAAATGGCGCGACCGGCATCGCGGTCGGCATGGCTACCTCGATCCCGCCGCACAACGCGCATGAACTGTGCGACGCGGCGCTGCACCTCATCCGCCATCCGCAAGCGACCGTCGAAGATCTGCTTTACGATCCGGCCAATCCGCAGAAGGGCGGCATCGAGGGGCCAGACTTTCCGACCGGCGGCGTGATCGTGGAAAGCCGCGAAAGCATGGCCGAATCCTACCGCACCGGCCGCGGCGGGTTCCGTGTCCGCGCCCGCTGGGCCCAGGAGGATCTCGGCCGTGGCGGCTACCAGATCGTCGTCACCGAGATTCCCTATCAGGTCCAGAAGTCGCGCCTGATCGAAAAGATTGCCGAGCTTCTGGTCGCTCGCAAGCTGCCTCTGCTCGAAGACATTCGCGACGAATCCGCGGAAGACGTTCGCATCGTTCTCGTGCCGAAGAGCCGCTCGGTCGATGCCGGCATCCTGATGGAGTCGCTGTTCAAGCTGACCGAGCTTGAGAGCCGCATCTCGCTCAACATGAACGTGCTATCCATGGGGCGCGTGCCCAGGGTCATGGCGCTCAACGAGGTGCTCTCGGAATGGCTGGCGCATCGCCGCGAGGTGTTGCAGCGCCGATCCCGCCATCGCCTGGCGGCCATCGACCGCCGGCTCGAAATCCTTGGCGGCTACCTCGTCGCCTATCTGAACATCGACGAAGTCATTCGCATCATCCGCGAAGAAGACGAGCCTAAGCCGGTCATGATGGAGCGGTTCTCGCTCACGGACCTGCAGGCCGAGTCGATCCTCAACATGCGCCTGCGCTCCTTGCGCCGGCTCGAAGAATTCGAGATCCGCACCGAATTCGATGCGCTCTCGAAGGAAAAGGCCGAGATCGAAGCGCTGCTCGCCTCCGAGGAGAAGCAGTGGCACACCGTCGCCTGGGAGATCGGCGAGGTCAAAAAGAAGTTTGCCAAGGCAACCGAAATCGGCAAGCGCCGCAGCACCTTCGCGGATGCACCGGAGGCTGACGTCGAAGCGATCCAGCAGGCGATGATCGAGAAGGAACCGATCACCGTCGTCATCTCGGAAAAGGGCTGGATCCGGGCGCTGAAAGGCCACATCTCCGACACGTCGTCGCTCCAGTTCAAGGAGGGGGATGCGCTCAAGGTGGCGTTCCCGGCACAGACGACCGACAAGATCCTGGTGTTCACGACCGGCGGAAAGGTCTACACGCTCGGCGGCGACAAGCTGCCTGGCGGTCGTGGCCATGGCGAGCCGCTGCGCATCATCGTCGACATGGAGAACGACCAGGACGTCCTGACCGCCTTCGTCCACGATCCGGCGCGCAAGCTGATCGTCTCGTCCGCTGCCGGCAACGGTTTCGTGGTCACGGAAAGCGATATCGTTGCCAATACCCGCAAGGGCAAGCAGGTGATGAACGTCTCCATGCCGGACGAAACCAAGCTGGTCGTGCCGGTCAAGGGAGACCACGTTGCCGTCGTTGGCGAGAACCGCAAGATGCTCGTCTTCCCGCTCGTCCAGATCCCCGAGATGGCCAGAGGCAAGGGCGTCCGGTTGCAGCGCTACAAGGATGGCGGCATCTCCGACATTCGCTGCTTCACGATCGCAGAAGGGCTCATCTGGGAAGACAGCGCTGGCCGCGTCTTCACCAAGACGAAGGATGAGCTGATCGAATGGCAAGCAGACCGCGCGTCGGCCGGTCGCGTCGTTCCGAAGGGCTTCCCGCGCAGCGGAAAGTTCAGCGGCTGA
- the hemB gene encoding porphobilinogen synthase, producing MNDRTNLVDRITGHRRMRRNRKADWTRRLVQENRLTVDDLIWPIFIVPGSNIVQPIDAMPGVNRMSIDKAVEAVKEAADLGIPAIATFPNIEMSLRDETGSNSLAADNLINEATRAFKKAVPEIGIITDVALDPFTSHGHDGILRNGEIVNDETVEMIARAAVAQADAGSDIIAPSDMMDGRIGAIRQALDAAGHQNVGIMSYATKFASGFYGPYREAIGTGGLLKGDKKTYYIDPANGTEAIRDAALDVEEGADMLMVKPGLPYLDICWRMKEAFGLPVFAYQVSGEYSQVKAAAANGWIDGEKVMLETLLAFKRAGCDGILSYFAVEVARILAKGR from the coding sequence ATGAACGACAGGACAAATCTTGTGGACAGGATCACCGGCCACCGCCGCATGCGCCGCAACCGCAAGGCCGACTGGACACGGCGCCTGGTGCAGGAAAACCGCCTGACTGTCGACGATCTGATCTGGCCGATCTTCATCGTTCCCGGCAGTAACATCGTTCAGCCGATCGACGCCATGCCGGGCGTCAACCGCATGAGCATCGACAAGGCTGTCGAAGCGGTCAAGGAAGCGGCCGACCTCGGCATCCCGGCGATCGCCACCTTCCCCAACATCGAGATGTCGCTGCGCGACGAGACCGGTTCCAACAGCCTGGCCGCCGACAACCTGATCAACGAAGCAACGCGCGCCTTCAAGAAGGCCGTACCCGAAATCGGCATCATCACCGACGTCGCGCTCGATCCTTTCACCAGCCATGGCCATGACGGCATCCTACGCAATGGCGAGATCGTCAACGACGAAACCGTCGAGATGATCGCAAGAGCAGCGGTTGCCCAGGCGGACGCCGGCTCCGACATCATCGCTCCCTCCGACATGATGGACGGCCGCATCGGCGCCATTCGCCAGGCGCTTGACGCGGCCGGGCACCAGAATGTCGGCATCATGTCCTATGCGACGAAATTCGCGTCAGGCTTCTACGGTCCCTATCGCGAGGCGATCGGAACCGGCGGGCTGCTCAAGGGCGACAAGAAGACCTATTACATCGACCCGGCCAACGGCACCGAAGCGATCCGCGATGCGGCCCTCGACGTCGAGGAAGGCGCCGACATGCTAATGGTAAAGCCGGGTCTGCCCTATCTCGACATCTGCTGGCGCATGAAGGAGGCCTTCGGCCTGCCGGTCTTCGCCTATCAGGTTTCCGGCGAATACTCGCAAGTCAAAGCGGCCGCCGCCAACGGCTGGATCGACGGTGAGAAGGTGATGCTGGAAACGTTGCTCGCCTTCAAGCGCGCCGGCTGCGACGGCATTCTCAGCTATTTCGCCGTCGAAGTGGCTCGCATCCTTGCCAAGGGCCGCTAG
- a CDS encoding lysophospholipid acyltransferase family protein — translation MAPDNPGLRGPIAKRKAWTFAEEQAPRLADALAGGERSRAFRRYWISDNLSNLANLTAHFGMKLLPMDACSRLGAALGLFAVPRFHKVATQRARDTIKHLRPDLSPEQQEALFLENCQAQGRLMTEFSVINRLQRHGERLRTDGLAPIRDVANHGPVILVGLHLGNWEIGTIAFRCLGLRPHAFYVPPKSRAKAWIAQRVRSKAGLRFLPPGMEGIRPAIKILKSGGVVSMFCDEGFGGTIRGPFFDRKPHQEGNLALAIRMARMTGATICPWYGLRTNGFRFECQALEPIRLPASDTPNARLVDDMLLLNDAIEPVVLAHLDQWYFLDNALRPE, via the coding sequence ATGGCGCCGGATAATCCTGGCCTAAGGGGACCGATCGCCAAACGGAAAGCCTGGACTTTCGCTGAGGAGCAAGCGCCGCGTCTTGCCGACGCGCTGGCTGGGGGCGAGCGCTCGCGCGCCTTTCGGCGTTACTGGATCAGCGACAATCTCTCGAACCTTGCCAACCTCACTGCGCACTTCGGCATGAAACTCCTGCCGATGGATGCATGTTCGCGCCTCGGGGCCGCCCTTGGTCTTTTCGCGGTGCCACGCTTTCACAAGGTCGCCACGCAGCGCGCCCGGGATACGATCAAGCATCTGCGTCCGGACCTGAGCCCCGAGCAACAGGAAGCCCTGTTTCTCGAAAACTGCCAGGCCCAGGGACGGTTGATGACCGAGTTTTCCGTCATCAACAGGCTGCAGCGACATGGCGAGCGGTTGCGGACCGACGGCCTTGCGCCGATCCGCGACGTGGCGAACCACGGTCCCGTCATCCTCGTCGGGCTTCATCTCGGCAATTGGGAAATCGGGACGATCGCGTTCCGCTGTCTCGGCCTCCGGCCCCATGCCTTCTACGTCCCCCCGAAGAGCCGCGCCAAAGCGTGGATCGCTCAGCGCGTGCGCAGCAAGGCCGGATTGCGGTTTCTGCCGCCGGGCATGGAAGGAATACGACCAGCGATCAAGATCCTGAAGAGCGGCGGCGTCGTCAGCATGTTCTGCGACGAAGGCTTTGGCGGCACGATCCGCGGACCGTTCTTCGACCGCAAGCCGCATCAGGAAGGCAATCTCGCGCTTGCCATCCGCATGGCGCGCATGACGGGTGCCACGATCTGCCCCTGGTACGGGTTGCGTACCAACGGTTTCCGTTTCGAATGCCAGGCATTGGAGCCCATCCGGCTTCCCGCTTCGGATACCCCGAACGCCCGCCTCGTGGACGATATGCTGCTGTTGAACGATGCGATCGAGCCCGTCGTCCTTGCACATCTCGACCAATGGTATTTCCTGGACAACGCGCTTCGGCCGGAGTGA
- the groL gene encoding chaperonin GroEL (60 kDa chaperone family; promotes refolding of misfolded polypeptides especially under stressful conditions; forms two stacked rings of heptamers to form a barrel-shaped 14mer; ends can be capped by GroES; misfolded proteins enter the barrel where they are refolded when GroES binds) — MAAKEVKFSSDARDRMLRGVDILADAVKVTLGPKGRNVVIDKAFGAPRVTKDGVSVAKEVELEDKFENMGAQMLREVASRTSDVAGDGTTTATVLAQAIVREGVKAIASGMNPMDLKRGIDLAVEAIVAQLKIHARKISNNAEIAQVGTISANGDEEIGNYLAKAMERVGNEGVITVEEAKTAEIELEIVEGMQFDRGYLSPYFITDQEKMRVEFEDPYILIHEKKLSNLQAMIPILESVIQASRPLLIIAEDVEGEALATLVVNKLRGGLKIAAVKAPGFGDRRKAILEDIAILTGGTVISEDLGIKLENVTLDTLGRAKRVMVEKENTTIVDGAGTKADIGGRVSQIKAQIEETTSDYDREKLQERLAKLAGGVAVIRVGGSTEVEVKEKKDRVDDALHATRAAVEEGILPGGGVALLRVVHALDGLKAGNDDQRVGVEIVRRAVETPVRQIAENAGAEGSVIVGKLREKSDFAHGWNAQTGEYGDLFRMGVIDPAKVVRAALQDAASVAGLLVTTEAMVAEKPKKNGPTPPSGPGMDF; from the coding sequence ATGGCAGCCAAGGAAGTCAAGTTCAGCAGCGATGCCCGCGACCGTATGCTGCGTGGTGTCGATATCCTCGCCGATGCCGTGAAGGTGACGCTCGGCCCAAAGGGGCGGAACGTGGTGATCGACAAGGCCTTTGGGGCACCGCGTGTCACCAAGGACGGCGTCTCCGTTGCCAAGGAGGTCGAACTCGAGGACAAGTTCGAAAATATGGGCGCACAGATGCTGCGTGAAGTGGCGTCACGCACAAGCGACGTCGCCGGCGACGGAACGACGACGGCCACGGTGCTTGCGCAAGCCATCGTCCGCGAAGGCGTCAAGGCAATCGCATCGGGCATGAACCCGATGGATCTCAAGCGCGGCATCGACCTCGCCGTGGAGGCGATCGTGGCGCAGCTGAAGATCCATGCCCGAAAGATCTCCAACAATGCGGAGATCGCTCAGGTCGGCACGATCTCGGCGAACGGAGACGAGGAAATCGGCAACTATCTGGCAAAGGCGATGGAACGCGTCGGCAACGAGGGCGTAATTACCGTCGAGGAGGCCAAGACCGCCGAGATCGAACTTGAGATCGTCGAGGGCATGCAGTTCGACCGCGGCTATCTCTCCCCCTATTTCATTACCGACCAGGAGAAGATGCGGGTCGAGTTCGAAGACCCGTACATTCTCATCCACGAGAAGAAACTCTCCAACCTCCAGGCCATGATCCCGATTCTCGAATCGGTGATCCAGGCGAGTCGTCCCTTGCTGATCATCGCCGAGGATGTGGAGGGCGAAGCGCTTGCCACGCTTGTCGTCAACAAGCTGCGCGGCGGTCTCAAGATCGCAGCGGTCAAGGCCCCCGGCTTCGGCGACCGGCGCAAGGCGATCCTCGAGGACATCGCCATCCTGACCGGCGGCACGGTCATTTCCGAGGATCTCGGCATCAAGCTTGAAAACGTGACGCTCGACACGCTCGGGCGCGCCAAGCGGGTGATGGTCGAGAAGGAAAACACCACGATCGTCGACGGCGCCGGGACGAAGGCGGATATCGGCGGACGTGTCAGCCAGATAAAGGCACAGATCGAGGAAACGACCTCCGACTACGATCGGGAAAAACTGCAGGAACGGCTCGCCAAACTGGCCGGCGGCGTTGCGGTGATCCGCGTCGGCGGTTCGACCGAAGTCGAAGTGAAAGAGAAGAAGGACCGGGTCGACGATGCCCTGCATGCGACACGGGCCGCGGTAGAGGAAGGCATTCTTCCGGGAGGCGGCGTCGCGCTGCTCAGGGTCGTGCACGCACTCGACGGGCTCAAGGCCGGCAATGACGATCAGCGCGTCGGCGTCGAGATCGTTCGGCGGGCGGTCGAGACGCCCGTGCGTCAGATTGCCGAGAACGCCGGCGCTGAAGGCTCTGTCATCGTCGGCAAGCTAAGGGAGAAGAGTGACTTTGCCCACGGCTGGAACGCCCAGACCGGAGAGTACGGCGATCTCTTCCGTATGGGCGTCATCGATCCCGCAAAGGTCGTGCGCGCGGCACTGCAGGATGCGGCTTCCGTCGCTGGTCTGTTGGTGACAACCGAAGCGATGGTCGCCGAAAAACCGAAGAAGAACGGCCCCACGCCTCCATCCGGTCCCGGCATGGACTTCTGA
- a CDS encoding DMT family transporter has protein sequence MSSSSDAAMHRRGLAITGLGGLALSFDVPLIRSAGGDVWSLLAVRSLSTFVVALGAWFVINRVFGRKISLMPGKTGLVVGLFYGINSCTFLLAVFNTSTANVVFILAFTSMFAAILSWIFLKERPSNATLVTMLVMVFGVGLIVQDGLESGHLFGDAMAASSAFLLASAITISRASKRDMALVPLVTAIFPAAVALLMLPPAGFTIAEPGYIFFNGLVMIPLAFFCLATGPRYLSAPEVGMFYLLETILAPIWVWLVFAETPTTQTLMGGAILILALIGHSLWQMRNRALRSAVACAE, from the coding sequence TTGAGTTCATCTTCTGATGCCGCGATGCACCGGCGCGGCCTTGCCATCACCGGCCTCGGTGGCCTTGCCCTTTCCTTCGACGTCCCGCTCATCCGCTCCGCCGGTGGCGATGTCTGGTCGTTGCTGGCTGTGCGCAGCCTGTCGACCTTCGTGGTCGCGCTCGGTGCCTGGTTCGTGATCAACCGCGTGTTCGGCCGGAAGATCTCGCTGATGCCGGGCAAGACCGGGCTCGTCGTCGGCCTGTTCTACGGGATCAATTCCTGCACGTTCCTGCTCGCCGTCTTCAATACGTCGACGGCGAATGTGGTCTTCATCCTCGCCTTCACCTCGATGTTCGCTGCCATTTTGTCCTGGATCTTCCTGAAGGAAAGACCATCGAACGCCACACTCGTGACGATGCTGGTCATGGTGTTCGGCGTCGGGTTGATCGTTCAGGACGGGTTGGAAAGCGGCCACCTCTTCGGCGATGCGATGGCGGCGTCGTCCGCCTTCCTGCTTGCCAGCGCGATCACGATCAGCCGCGCAAGCAAGCGCGACATGGCGCTGGTGCCGCTGGTCACGGCGATCTTCCCGGCAGCGGTCGCGTTGTTGATGCTGCCCCCTGCGGGATTCACAATTGCGGAACCCGGCTATATCTTCTTCAACGGTCTGGTGATGATCCCGCTCGCCTTCTTCTGCCTGGCGACGGGACCGCGCTATCTCTCCGCACCGGAAGTGGGCATGTTCTACTTGCTGGAAACGATCCTGGCGCCGATCTGGGTCTGGCTGGTCTTTGCCGAAACACCGACGACGCAGACCCTGATGGGTGGCGCGATCCTGATCCTCGCGCTCATCGGTCATTCACTCTGGCAGATGCGCAACAGAGCGCTGAGATCCGCCGTGGCCTGCGCCGAGTAA